The bacterium genome window below encodes:
- a CDS encoding multiheme c-type cytochrome, with protein MNRHLRAALVCGLVLWALSVSPEGTGPRELVIIYTGDSGAEVESCGCNLLAYGGLARRAALVNVIRAAHPDAVLVDAGDFLSPNVGEQDRLKNEISAEAYGAFDYDAVNLGEDDFNFGLGFLTNLVETNDIPIISANVAAEGEPFAPAFSVVDRAGLKIGIVGFLNPELVAGKDFRGVDVKPYKKSLKAATSELARRADVVICLAHVGNVDKARAFAAKCPKEIDVVIAGHRGGQTSQAEKVKGRWMVYTRSRNRYVGMLKLSLDEELNVVAAENHVLPVTRETAKDEAAQVLVEKYYAALRELVDEKKLLKPPEDVPPGGFIYVGTSRCAECHGSQTKQWRATAHAAAYASLEEAGRETDPECVACHVTGYGFRGGFVGARKPAVLNVGCEECHGPGEGHAQSPAVKTPPINGNTCTRCHDAERSPAFDYAKFLEPVRH; from the coding sequence ATGAATCGGCACCTTAGAGCGGCCCTGGTTTGCGGCCTGGTCCTATGGGCCTTATCGGTCTCGCCGGAAGGCACCGGGCCCCGCGAACTGGTAATTATATATACCGGCGACAGCGGCGCCGAAGTCGAATCTTGCGGCTGCAACCTGCTCGCTTACGGCGGCCTGGCCCGCCGCGCCGCGCTCGTCAACGTCATCCGCGCCGCCCATCCCGACGCCGTCCTCGTCGACGCCGGCGACTTCCTCAGCCCCAACGTCGGCGAACAAGACCGCCTTAAAAACGAAATCTCGGCCGAGGCGTACGGCGCTTTCGACTACGACGCCGTCAACCTGGGCGAAGACGACTTCAACTTCGGCCTGGGTTTTTTAACGAACCTGGTCGAAACCAACGATATCCCGATAATATCGGCCAACGTCGCCGCGGAGGGGGAACCGTTCGCGCCGGCCTTCAGCGTGGTCGACCGCGCCGGCCTGAAAATCGGCATCGTGGGCTTTCTCAACCCCGAGCTCGTCGCCGGAAAAGACTTCCGCGGCGTCGACGTCAAGCCGTATAAAAAGAGCCTCAAAGCGGCGACGTCCGAACTCGCGCGCCGGGCCGACGTCGTCATCTGCCTCGCCCACGTCGGCAACGTCGACAAAGCCCGCGCCTTCGCCGCCAAGTGCCCCAAGGAGATAGACGTCGTCATCGCGGGGCACCGCGGCGGCCAAACGTCGCAAGCGGAAAAGGTCAAAGGCCGCTGGATGGTTTACACGCGAAGCCGCAACCGCTACGTCGGCATGCTCAAGCTCTCGCTCGACGAGGAGTTAAACGTCGTCGCGGCCGAAAACCACGTCTTGCCGGTGACGAGAGAGACGGCGAAAGACGAGGCTGCGCAGGTACTGGTCGAGAAGTACTACGCCGCGCTGCGAGAACTGGTCGACGAAAAGAAGCTGTTGAAACCGCCGGAAGACGTGCCGCCGGGCGGTTTCATCTACGTGGGCACGAGTCGGTGCGCCGAGTGCCACGGCTCGCAAACGAAACAATGGCGCGCGACGGCCCACGCCGCGGCGTACGCATCCCTCGAAGAAGCGGGCCGCGAGACGGACCCGGAGTGCGTCGCCTGCCACGTTACCGGCTACGGCTTCCGCGGCGGCTTCGTGGGCGCCCGGAAACCGGCTGTATTGAACGTCGGCTGCGAGGAATGCCACGGCCCGGGTGAAGGGCACGCGCAATCGCCCGCGGTCAAAACGCCCCCCATCAACGGAAATACCTGCACCCGCTGCCACGACGCGGAGCGCAGCCCGGCGTTCGACTACGCCAAGTTCCTCGAGCCGGTCCGCCACTAA
- a CDS encoding sugar phosphate nucleotidyltransferase — MPGPRRAALIMAGGRGTRLWPLSRRDRPKQFLSLVTDRTLLEDAYERVAPLLEPSRIYVIAEEDILLQARPLLREIPLANFVAEPAARNTWPGCVLGTLEVADRLGSKAAVLVLPADHAVDDGDAFRCALAAGFGRAAEGAIVTFGIKPDRPETGYGYVKCGEVLEAGAPRVRQGLAFKEKPDEATARDYLASGDYLWNSGMFVWRADRFLEVAAECCPDQFAVAKSLKRPLAAGETAKVADLYGRFEATSVDYAFMEKLPAFEVVETDCGWDDIGSFDALERVLPRDDRGNIGRGDVYQLGGVGNIVLAGGRRPVVLFGVDNNVVVDAGDVVLVYPKGAGQDVRKVVELLEEERPDLV; from the coding sequence ATGCCGGGCCCACGCAGGGCGGCCTTGATTATGGCCGGCGGCCGGGGAACGAGGCTCTGGCCTCTCTCCCGGCGCGACAGGCCGAAGCAGTTTCTTTCGTTGGTGACGGACCGAACGCTGCTCGAGGACGCGTACGAGCGCGTCGCGCCGCTGCTCGAGCCGTCGCGGATATACGTCATAGCCGAAGAGGACATCTTGCTCCAGGCGCGGCCGCTGTTGCGGGAGATACCGCTGGCCAACTTCGTCGCCGAGCCGGCGGCGCGCAACACCTGGCCCGGTTGCGTTTTGGGGACGCTGGAGGTAGCGGACCGCCTCGGCTCGAAAGCCGCGGTCCTCGTCCTGCCGGCCGACCACGCCGTCGACGACGGGGACGCTTTTCGCTGCGCGTTGGCGGCCGGTTTCGGGCGCGCCGCGGAGGGGGCCATAGTTACCTTCGGCATAAAGCCGGACCGTCCCGAAACCGGGTACGGTTACGTCAAGTGCGGCGAGGTTTTGGAGGCCGGCGCGCCGCGCGTTCGGCAAGGCCTCGCGTTCAAGGAGAAGCCGGACGAGGCGACGGCGCGCGATTACCTGGCCTCGGGGGACTACTTGTGGAATAGCGGGATGTTCGTTTGGCGCGCCGACCGCTTCCTCGAGGTGGCCGCCGAGTGTTGCCCGGACCAGTTCGCGGTCGCGAAGAGCCTGAAGAGGCCGTTGGCGGCGGGCGAGACGGCGAAAGTGGCGGATTTGTACGGGAGGTTCGAGGCGACGTCCGTGGATTACGCCTTTATGGAGAAGTTGCCCGCGTTCGAGGTGGTCGAAACCGATTGCGGGTGGGACGACATCGGTTCCTTCGACGCGCTCGAGCGCGTGTTGCCGCGCGACGACCGCGGCAACATAGGCCGGGGCGACGTTTACCAGCTGGGGGGCGTGGGGAACATCGTCCTCGCCGGCGGCCGGCGGCCGGTAGTGTTGTTCGGCGTGGACAACAACGTCGTCGTCGACGCCGGCGACGTCGTCCTCGTATACCCGAAGGGGGCCGGCCAGGACGTACGGAAGGTCGTCGAGCTGTTGGAGGAGGAGCGGCCGGACCTCGTTTAA
- the rsmA gene encoding 16S rRNA (adenine(1518)-N(6)/adenine(1519)-N(6))-dimethyltransferase RsmA, translated as MRKGQVFLVDNDVLRRIADAAEIAPDESVLEIGMGRGELTQHLVRRAREVVAVELEERFVDAAARDFDRYDNLTIVHGDILDVDWAELIPEGRRVVAVGNVPFYITGPILKLLGEHRRQLKRWVLTLQKEVAERICAPPGGKAYGALSVKMQTRGEPYIAFVIPADAFEPKPEVDAALVTYRYYDEQAVPLAGSELFGHFVDFVFAARRKKVGNRLATLLGGGLSAAEVASKLREAGFEPAARPESFSPGEFAEMYALLEPYLDAEVRR; from the coding sequence GTGCGTAAAGGCCAGGTATTCCTGGTCGATAACGACGTATTGCGGCGCATCGCCGACGCCGCGGAGATAGCGCCCGACGAGAGCGTGCTCGAAATCGGAATGGGGCGGGGCGAGCTGACGCAGCACCTCGTCCGGCGCGCCCGCGAAGTGGTAGCGGTCGAATTGGAGGAGCGCTTCGTAGACGCCGCCGCGCGCGACTTCGACCGGTACGACAACCTTACCATAGTGCACGGCGACATCCTGGACGTTGACTGGGCCGAGCTGATTCCGGAAGGCCGGCGCGTGGTGGCGGTCGGTAACGTCCCTTTTTATATTACGGGGCCGATACTTAAACTCCTGGGCGAGCACCGGCGGCAGCTTAAGCGCTGGGTGCTTACGCTCCAGAAAGAGGTCGCCGAGCGCATCTGCGCCCCGCCCGGCGGCAAGGCTTACGGCGCGCTGTCGGTAAAGATGCAAACCCGGGGCGAACCGTATATCGCGTTCGTGATACCGGCCGATGCCTTCGAGCCGAAGCCGGAGGTGGACGCCGCCCTCGTAACGTACCGGTACTACGACGAGCAGGCGGTCCCGTTAGCGGGGTCGGAGCTCTTCGGCCACTTCGTGGACTTCGTCTTCGCCGCGCGGCGTAAGAAGGTCGGCAATCGGCTGGCCACCCTTCTGGGCGGCGGCCTTTCGGCGGCGGAGGTGGCTTCCAAGCTCCGCGAGGCCGGCTTCGAGCCGGCCGCCAGGCCGGAGAGCTTTTCGCCGGGCGAGTTCGCCGAGATGTACGCATTACTCGAGCCGTATTTAGACGCCGAGGTCAGGAGGTAA
- a CDS encoding DUF2723 domain-containing protein: protein MKARFPLPGERFYVAAAVALAAFVVYAKTLCGDVFWQDSGLFNRSVGLLGSGVPPGFPGWHLACYLFAMLPGVTPIVGMNLFSAVAGAATAFFVVLLVYEIADGGWATSVGAAVAGLAYSVAPTVWIQSTTCEVYTMNMALTAATMLALFAWRRRADVRWFYAAAFAFGIACTNHPQQVVLLIPYAAFVVWQRRAAGLRPRHLYVAAALWLLAMSTYLYLPVRSAAGVVQNWGKPRTLYGLYFHLTCKEFQSQMFSAPWAVVGWRAKTAAWLYLDQFRWVGIGAAAVGAAWLAWRRRGYFLYFVGISFFTLILIVNYPSFGFRAWYFPFYMLTAICAGVAVTRVGEALAKWRRAAAYVFLAPAAVVALSPVLTRFYQADRTYYPYVRDFGANYLRPVGYGDFVFLGEENSAATTGIQALTTLEYARPDIFFVDTTGNANYFDVFDFGGRDLSHAPVNVIVKYFYEIMSDVLSDKRHDYYFLYPYDFVASWGYGLAKDGAVYRVVRRGSPPPRADVIGRYVIRGVDPPATYLDHWAQGTVGNFLYDLYTRFRPRDEGRAEEYFTLADRVGRRSHEVQHNLGTVFYLKKDYAGAVPYLERSVALEPTDSFTRYLLADCYHELGRKDDARREVETSLRYKPGFKPAVFTLETGYFIKW, encoded by the coding sequence AGCGGCGTGCCGCCGGGGTTCCCGGGGTGGCATTTAGCGTGTTATCTCTTCGCGATGCTGCCCGGGGTAACCCCCATCGTGGGGATGAACCTCTTTTCGGCGGTCGCGGGCGCGGCTACGGCCTTTTTCGTCGTTCTGCTGGTTTACGAAATAGCGGACGGCGGTTGGGCTACTTCGGTGGGCGCGGCCGTCGCGGGCCTCGCGTATTCGGTGGCCCCTACGGTTTGGATTCAATCCACGACGTGCGAAGTTTACACGATGAACATGGCGCTCACGGCGGCGACGATGCTCGCGCTTTTCGCGTGGCGCCGCCGCGCCGACGTCAGGTGGTTTTACGCCGCGGCCTTCGCGTTCGGTATAGCTTGCACCAACCATCCCCAGCAAGTGGTCCTCTTGATTCCGTACGCGGCGTTCGTCGTTTGGCAGCGGCGCGCCGCCGGCCTTCGCCCCCGCCACCTCTACGTAGCGGCGGCGTTGTGGCTGCTCGCGATGTCCACTTATCTTTACCTGCCGGTGCGGTCCGCGGCCGGCGTCGTCCAGAATTGGGGCAAGCCGCGCACCCTGTACGGCTTGTACTTCCATTTAACCTGTAAGGAGTTCCAGAGCCAGATGTTCAGCGCGCCCTGGGCGGTAGTCGGGTGGCGCGCCAAGACCGCGGCGTGGTTATATTTGGACCAATTCCGGTGGGTGGGTATAGGCGCGGCCGCGGTCGGCGCGGCTTGGCTGGCGTGGCGGCGCCGGGGCTATTTCCTGTATTTCGTCGGCATCTCTTTCTTCACGTTGATCCTCATCGTCAACTACCCGTCTTTCGGCTTTCGGGCGTGGTACTTCCCGTTCTACATGTTGACGGCGATATGCGCCGGCGTCGCGGTAACGCGGGTCGGCGAGGCGTTGGCCAAATGGCGACGGGCTGCGGCTTACGTCTTTTTGGCGCCGGCGGCGGTCGTCGCTCTGTCGCCCGTGCTTACGCGCTTTTACCAGGCGGACAGGACTTACTACCCGTACGTCCGGGATTTCGGGGCGAATTACTTACGTCCGGTAGGGTACGGCGACTTCGTTTTCCTGGGCGAGGAGAACTCGGCGGCTACGACCGGCATACAGGCGTTGACGACGTTGGAGTACGCGCGGCCCGACATTTTCTTCGTCGATACCACGGGTAACGCGAATTATTTCGACGTCTTCGACTTCGGCGGCCGGGACCTGTCGCACGCGCCGGTCAACGTAATAGTCAAATATTTCTACGAAATTATGAGCGACGTTCTCTCGGACAAACGCCACGATTATTATTTCCTCTACCCGTACGATTTCGTAGCGTCGTGGGGCTACGGCCTCGCGAAGGACGGCGCGGTTTACCGGGTTGTACGACGCGGTTCGCCGCCTCCCCGCGCCGACGTCATAGGCCGTTACGTAATTCGCGGCGTAGACCCGCCCGCCACGTACTTGGACCACTGGGCGCAGGGGACGGTGGGGAATTTCCTCTACGATTTGTATACGCGTTTTCGCCCCCGCGACGAGGGCCGGGCCGAAGAGTATTTTACGCTCGCCGACCGCGTAGGCCGCCGTTCGCACGAGGTGCAACATAACTTGGGGACCGTCTTTTACCTTAAAAAGGATTACGCCGGCGCCGTACCCTATCTCGAGAGGTCCGTGGCGCTCGAGCCGACCGATTCCTTCACGCGTTATTTGCTTGCCGACTGTTACCACGAGCTCGGGCGGAAGGACGACGCCCGCCGCGAGGTCGAGACGTCGCTGCGGTATAAGCCGGGTTTTAAACCGGCGGTTTTTACGCTGGAAACGGGTTACTTTATTAAGTGGTAA